The following proteins come from a genomic window of Candidatus Thiodiazotropha sp. CDECU1:
- the mnmA gene encoding tRNA 2-thiouridine(34) synthase MnmA, producing MPDKGRVIVGLSGGVDSSVAALLLQQQGYQVEGLFMKNWEEDDSADYCSATEDLADAQAVADCLKIQLHTVNFSTEYWDRVFAYFLAEYGAGRTPNPDVLCNREIKFKAFLDHAMDHLQASTIATGHYAAVARDGAGYQLQRAADEDKDQTYFLYMLGQRALSHSLFPLARLSKHQVREIAQKAGFPNHKKKDSTGICFIGERKFRDFLQRFLAAQPGDIEDPEGNIIGRHQGLIYYTLGQRQGLGIGGRRDSVEAPWFVAAKDIGRNVLIAVQGHDHPLLMCDLLTANQMHWVAGQPPTDDPLNCLARIRHRQPLQSCRVSAGDDQRYQVEFDSPQRAATPGQSIVFYHNNSCLGGGIIEETETVPSVANTN from the coding sequence ATGCCAGATAAAGGCAGAGTCATAGTCGGTCTCTCCGGTGGTGTGGACTCATCCGTCGCCGCCTTACTGTTGCAACAGCAGGGCTACCAGGTCGAAGGTCTGTTCATGAAGAACTGGGAGGAGGATGACAGTGCTGATTACTGTTCCGCGACGGAAGACCTGGCTGACGCTCAGGCGGTGGCCGATTGTCTGAAGATACAACTGCATACAGTCAACTTTTCCACCGAGTATTGGGACCGGGTTTTTGCCTATTTTCTTGCTGAGTATGGCGCCGGCCGAACCCCCAACCCGGATGTGCTATGCAACCGTGAAATCAAGTTCAAGGCCTTTCTCGACCACGCTATGGATCATTTACAGGCGTCCACTATCGCAACCGGGCACTATGCCGCAGTAGCCAGGGATGGGGCGGGCTATCAACTGCAGAGGGCCGCGGATGAGGATAAGGATCAAACCTACTTTCTCTATATGCTGGGCCAAAGAGCCTTGAGTCACAGCCTTTTTCCCCTCGCCCGGTTGAGTAAACATCAGGTCAGGGAGATTGCACAAAAGGCGGGGTTTCCCAATCATAAAAAGAAGGACAGCACCGGCATCTGCTTCATTGGTGAACGTAAGTTCAGGGATTTCCTGCAACGTTTTCTGGCGGCGCAGCCCGGCGATATCGAGGATCCCGAAGGCAATATCATCGGTCGCCACCAGGGTTTGATCTACTATACCCTCGGGCAACGGCAGGGATTGGGCATAGGCGGCCGGCGAGACTCAGTCGAGGCCCCCTGGTTCGTGGCAGCAAAGGATATTGGAAGAAATGTCCTGATTGCGGTACAGGGTCATGATCACCCCTTGCTGATGTGCGATCTCCTCACCGCCAATCAGATGCATTGGGTAGCGGGTCAACCACCAACCGATGATCCCCTGAACTGCCTGGCAAGAATTCGACACCGTCAGCCGCTCCAGTCCTGCCGAGTCTCGGCTGGGGATGATCAACGCTATCAGGTGGAGTTCGATTCACCCCAGCGGGCGGCGACGCCAGGACAGTCGATTGTGTTCTATCACAACAACAGCTGCCTTGGAGGAGGTATCATTGAGGAGACCGAAACCGTGCCAAGTGTGGCAAATACTAACTAA
- a CDS encoding tautomerase family protein produces MPHLQFDINKTASDIEKQIIASEVRTLFAEVMETGMDHIAVSIREFGTYNLSIGRVEEPEQGVALINADIRSGRTLQQRRDLALGFMAIINRTLAIPQEHIYVTFTEHKGEDFHLFEKYLASWQQGENPLAD; encoded by the coding sequence ATGCCCCATCTACAATTCGATATCAACAAAACAGCATCGGATATAGAAAAACAGATAATTGCTTCTGAGGTACGCACCCTGTTTGCAGAGGTGATGGAGACCGGCATGGATCACATTGCGGTTTCGATTCGTGAATTCGGCACCTACAATCTTTCAATCGGCCGCGTGGAAGAGCCGGAACAAGGCGTTGCACTTATTAATGCGGACATTCGAAGCGGTCGCACCCTGCAGCAGCGCAGGGACCTGGCATTGGGCTTTATGGCGATCATCAACAGAACCCTGGCGATACCCCAGGAGCATATCTATGTCACCTTCACCGAACACAAGGGAGAGGATTTCCATCTGTTTGAAAAATATCTGGCAAGTTGGCAGCAGGGAGAGAATCCCCTGGCAGACTAA
- the clpA gene encoding ATP-dependent Clp protease ATP-binding subunit ClpA, with protein sequence MLNKELEFTLNQAFKNAKERHHEFMTVDHLLLALLDNPTAVAVLRACGADIESMRKNISSFVDETTPLIPDGDDREIQPTLGFQRVLQRAVFHVQSSGKNEVTGANVLVAIFNEQDSQAVFFLNEQHVSRLDVVNYISHGISKVDGASQEETPADLSSESKGDGQTSPLESYASNLNQLAEQGKIDPLIGRLQEVERTIQILCRRRKNNPLLVGEAGVGKTAIAEGLAKKIVDSEVPDVLANATIYALDLGTLVAGTKYRGDFEKRLKAVLAELKREKDVVLFIDEIHTIIGAGAASGGVMDASNLIKPVLASGELRCIGSTTYQEFRGIFEKDRALARRFQKIDVEEPTVAETVEILKGLKTRFEEHHHIEYTQDALNSAAELSDKYINDRHLPDKAIDVIDEAGANVQLQPEEERKKVIDVDEVEAIVAKIARIPPKKVSTSDTEALRNLTRDLKLVVFGQDPAIDALTAAIRMNRSGLVNEGKPVGSFLFTGPTGVGKTEISRQLARILSMELIRFDMSEYMERHTVSRLIGAPPGYVGFDQGGLLTEEIAKHPHCVLLLDEIEKAHPDVFNLLLQVMDHGTLTDNNGRKADFRNVVIIMTTNAGAQEMSRSSIGFTKQDHSSDGMEAIKKMFTPEFRNRLDAIIQFAGLTPEHIAKVVDKFIFELEGQLQEKHVSLVIEAEARVWLAEHGYDPKMGARPMARLIQDEIKKPLAEELLFGKLAGGGVVKVDVADDKLQFDIIGEQVPDTTLDDN encoded by the coding sequence ATGTTAAACAAAGAGTTGGAATTTACCCTGAATCAAGCATTCAAGAATGCCAAAGAAAGGCATCATGAATTCATGACGGTGGATCATCTATTGCTTGCCCTGTTGGACAATCCCACCGCTGTCGCGGTGCTGCGTGCCTGTGGAGCGGATATTGAGAGCATGCGAAAAAACATCAGCAGTTTTGTCGACGAGACGACACCGCTCATACCCGATGGGGATGACAGGGAGATTCAACCCACCCTGGGATTTCAGCGAGTGCTGCAGAGGGCTGTATTCCATGTCCAATCATCCGGTAAAAATGAGGTCACGGGCGCCAATGTGCTAGTCGCCATATTCAATGAGCAGGACTCACAGGCGGTGTTTTTTCTGAATGAACAACATGTGAGTCGACTGGATGTTGTTAACTATATATCCCATGGCATATCCAAGGTCGACGGCGCAAGCCAGGAAGAGACACCAGCCGATCTATCCAGTGAGTCCAAGGGTGATGGTCAGACGAGCCCATTGGAGAGTTATGCCTCCAATCTGAATCAACTTGCGGAACAGGGCAAGATCGATCCCTTGATCGGTCGTCTGCAGGAGGTCGAGCGCACCATCCAGATACTCTGCCGGCGGCGCAAAAACAACCCGTTACTGGTGGGAGAGGCAGGTGTAGGTAAAACCGCAATTGCAGAGGGTCTGGCGAAGAAGATCGTAGATAGTGAGGTGCCCGACGTACTTGCCAATGCCACCATCTACGCCCTCGATCTTGGGACCCTGGTTGCGGGTACAAAATACCGCGGTGATTTTGAGAAACGCCTGAAGGCGGTGCTTGCGGAACTGAAACGGGAAAAGGATGTGGTGCTGTTTATCGATGAGATACATACCATCATCGGCGCAGGGGCTGCATCCGGTGGGGTTATGGATGCCTCGAACCTGATCAAACCGGTGCTGGCCTCCGGGGAGTTGCGTTGTATCGGTTCCACGACCTACCAGGAGTTCAGGGGGATCTTTGAGAAAGATCGCGCCCTGGCCCGGCGTTTCCAGAAGATCGATGTGGAAGAGCCCACTGTGGCTGAGACGGTGGAGATCCTGAAGGGGCTGAAAACCCGTTTCGAGGAACATCACCATATCGAGTATACCCAGGATGCCTTGAACAGCGCCGCGGAACTCTCGGATAAATATATCAACGACCGTCATCTGCCCGATAAGGCGATCGATGTCATCGATGAGGCTGGCGCGAATGTACAGCTGCAACCGGAAGAGGAGCGGAAAAAGGTCATTGATGTGGATGAGGTTGAGGCCATTGTGGCGAAGATTGCGCGGATTCCGCCGAAGAAGGTCTCCACATCCGATACCGAGGCCCTGCGCAATCTTACCCGGGATCTCAAGCTGGTCGTATTTGGACAGGATCCGGCCATCGATGCCCTGACGGCTGCCATCCGCATGAATCGCTCCGGCCTGGTCAATGAGGGTAAGCCGGTTGGTTCCTTTCTCTTCACCGGTCCTACCGGTGTCGGTAAGACCGAGATCAGTCGCCAGCTGGCGAGGATCCTCTCTATGGAACTGATCCGCTTCGATATGTCCGAGTATATGGAGCGCCACACCGTTTCCAGGCTGATCGGTGCACCGCCAGGGTATGTCGGGTTCGACCAGGGTGGACTGTTGACAGAGGAGATTGCCAAGCATCCTCACTGTGTATTGTTGCTCGATGAGATCGAGAAGGCTCACCCTGATGTCTTCAATCTTTTACTCCAGGTGATGGATCACGGTACCCTAACCGACAACAATGGTCGCAAGGCCGACTTCCGCAATGTGGTGATCATCATGACCACCAATGCCGGTGCCCAGGAGATGAGCCGCTCGTCCATCGGTTTCACCAAGCAGGATCATAGTAGCGACGGCATGGAAGCGATCAAAAAGATGTTCACCCCCGAGTTCAGAAACCGTCTGGATGCAATCATCCAGTTCGCCGGCCTCACACCTGAGCATATCGCCAAGGTGGTGGATAAATTCATCTTCGAGCTGGAGGGGCAGCTACAGGAGAAACATGTCAGTCTGGTGATCGAAGCGGAAGCCAGGGTATGGCTAGCGGAACATGGCTATGATCCGAAGATGGGCGCCCGCCCGATGGCAAGGTTGATTCAGGATGAGATCAAGAAACCCCTGGCGGAGGAGCTGTTGTTCGGTAAGCTGGCCGGTGGAGGAGTGGTCAAGGTCGATGTGGCGGATGATAAGCTGCAGTTTGATATTATCGGGGAGCAGGTGCCCGATACCACATTGGATGATAACTGA
- the infA gene encoding translation initiation factor IF-1: protein MAKEDFIEMEGTVIETLPNTMFRVELENGHVVTAHISGKMRKHYIRILTGDKVTVQLTPYDLSKGRITYRAR from the coding sequence ATGGCGAAAGAAGATTTTATCGAGATGGAAGGCACGGTCATTGAGACCTTGCCAAACACCATGTTCCGTGTGGAACTGGAGAACGGTCACGTGGTGACGGCCCATATTTCCGGCAAGATGCGTAAGCACTACATCCGCATACTCACTGGAGATAAGGTCACAGTGCAGTTGACTCCTTACGATCTGTCCAAGGGACGTATCACCTATCGCGCACGCTGA
- the cspD gene encoding cold shock domain-containing protein CspD, protein MATGVVKWFNNAKGYGFVTPEDGEQDVFVHFSSIEMDGYKTLKEGQKVQFEISQGPKGLHATNIQRVAASE, encoded by the coding sequence ATGGCGACTGGAGTCGTAAAGTGGTTTAACAACGCCAAGGGCTACGGTTTTGTAACCCCGGAAGATGGAGAACAGGACGTTTTCGTCCACTTTTCATCAATTGAGATGGATGGATACAAAACCTTGAAGGAGGGTCAGAAGGTCCAATTTGAGATCAGTCAAGGACCCAAAGGACTTCATGCAACCAATATCCAACGGGTTGCAGCAAGCGAATAG
- a CDS encoding protocatechuate 3,4-dioxygenase produces the protein MKRNYNRRELLLNTASLASLSLLPGASLSAALIETPRQTSGPFYPTRIPLDSDNNLVDVEGSESPAEGQVTHIFGRLLDTSGRPIRNAQIEIWQCDAFGFYHHPRDRGGVADANFQGFGRTLVDSSGGYRFRTIRPVAYPGRTPHIHVRVLGIGFESFTTQMYVAGEAENDNDFILNRVRNRKARDSIIVPLEAAPEIESGALAGNFDIVLGLSPTM, from the coding sequence ATGAAACGCAACTACAATCGCCGCGAGTTGCTCCTCAACACAGCTTCGCTCGCCTCCCTCTCGTTGCTCCCCGGAGCCTCCCTCAGCGCAGCTTTGATTGAGACCCCCCGTCAGACTTCGGGACCTTTCTACCCAACCCGGATACCCTTGGACAGTGATAACAACCTGGTCGATGTGGAGGGCAGTGAGAGTCCCGCCGAGGGTCAGGTAACCCACATTTTCGGACGCCTGCTGGATACCAGTGGTCGCCCGATTAGAAATGCACAGATTGAGATATGGCAGTGTGATGCCTTTGGCTTCTACCACCACCCGAGGGATCGCGGCGGTGTTGCCGATGCCAATTTCCAGGGATTCGGTCGTACCCTTGTGGACAGCAGCGGTGGCTACAGATTTCGCACTATCCGACCCGTCGCCTATCCCGGTCGTACGCCGCATATCCACGTTCGTGTGCTAGGTATAGGATTCGAGAGCTTCACCACTCAGATGTACGTGGCAGGGGAGGCGGAAAACGATAACGACTTTATTCTCAACAGAGTGCGTAATCGAAAAGCCAGGGATTCGATAATCGTACCTCTTGAGGCGGCGCCTGAGATCGAGTCGGGGGCATTGGCCGGCAACTTCGATATCGTGCTTGGGCTCAGTCCCACCATGTAG
- a CDS encoding pseudouridine synthase, with product MLILFNKPYGVLTQFSDTEGRETLADYISVKGIYAAGRLDRDSEGLLLLTDDGRLQHRLTAPSRKRWKRYWVQVEGVADPTAITRLQQGVNLKDGPTLPAKVKRMDEPNLWPRNPPIRHRASIPTSWLEIQLCEGRNRQIRRMTAAVGYPTLRLIRVAVDRWRLKNLQPGEWIIIGDSEEKSDQARNRQNHAR from the coding sequence ATGCTGATTCTTTTCAATAAACCCTATGGGGTCCTGACACAGTTTTCCGACACCGAGGGACGTGAGACCCTTGCCGACTACATCTCCGTAAAGGGGATCTACGCTGCCGGGCGACTCGACCGGGACAGCGAAGGTCTGCTGCTGCTCACCGATGACGGCAGATTACAACACCGCCTGACTGCCCCCAGTCGTAAGCGTTGGAAGCGCTACTGGGTTCAGGTTGAGGGTGTGGCGGATCCCACGGCCATCACTCGACTGCAACAGGGCGTCAACCTGAAAGATGGTCCAACCCTGCCGGCAAAGGTCAAACGGATGGATGAACCCAACCTTTGGCCGAGGAACCCGCCTATACGCCACCGGGCATCAATCCCCACCTCCTGGCTGGAGATTCAGCTTTGTGAGGGACGAAATCGCCAAATCCGCCGTATGACGGCGGCAGTCGGATACCCTACCCTGCGCCTGATTCGTGTCGCAGTTGACCGCTGGCGCCTGAAGAACCTCCAACCTGGTGAGTGGATCATCATCGGTGACAGCGAAGAGAAATCGGATCAAGCCAGAAATAGGCAGAACCATGCCAGATAA
- the hflD gene encoding high frequency lysogenization protein HflD, whose protein sequence is MKYSDSDRAIALSGIYQASSLVQQVARRGLVNADSIAANIHSLFQIDADSVVDVYGGLKGIEPGLRLTYRQLSGEETRDDELTRYLLGIIQLERKLSRHLDRLEQIKHGLTTIAQRLVHFPATHSNILGALAEIYADNISQLSPRIMVSGEPVYLQNSDNVNKIRALLLSGIRAATLWRQTGGKRRQLLFVRRRYTNACKQLLDNLQLDLQANSSSKREK, encoded by the coding sequence ATGAAATACAGCGACAGTGATCGTGCAATCGCCCTTTCAGGCATATACCAGGCATCAAGCCTGGTTCAACAAGTGGCACGTCGCGGATTGGTTAACGCTGACAGTATTGCAGCAAACATCCATAGCCTGTTCCAGATCGATGCAGACAGTGTGGTGGATGTGTATGGTGGCCTGAAGGGGATCGAGCCTGGTCTTCGGCTAACCTATCGTCAATTGAGTGGTGAAGAGACACGGGATGATGAACTGACCCGCTATCTGCTCGGGATTATCCAACTGGAACGTAAACTCAGTCGCCATCTGGATCGCCTGGAACAGATAAAGCACGGTCTTACAACCATCGCCCAAAGGCTGGTCCACTTCCCAGCCACACACAGTAATATTCTTGGCGCCCTGGCGGAGATCTATGCTGACAATATCAGCCAGCTCTCTCCCAGAATCATGGTGAGTGGAGAGCCTGTTTACCTGCAGAACAGCGACAATGTAAATAAAATCCGCGCCTTGCTGCTGTCCGGCATCAGGGCAGCCACCCTGTGGCGACAGACCGGTGGTAAACGCAGGCAGCTTTTATTTGTGCGCAGACGCTACACCAATGCTTGCAAACAACTCCTTGACAACCTCCAACTGGACTTACAAGCAAACAGCTCATCCAAAAGGGAAAAATAG
- the clpS gene encoding ATP-dependent Clp protease adapter ClpS — MSNREQTSHEDGLALQEAVPKLKKPPLFKVIILNDDFTPMEFVVLVLETFFNMDREKATRVMLHVHTRGVGVCGVFTKDVAETKVSQVNDYSRSNQHPLMCTMEET, encoded by the coding sequence ATGAGTAATCGAGAACAAACATCACACGAAGACGGTCTAGCATTACAGGAGGCAGTACCGAAACTCAAAAAACCTCCATTGTTTAAGGTTATTATCCTGAATGATGACTTTACACCCATGGAATTCGTGGTTTTGGTTTTGGAAACCTTCTTTAACATGGACCGGGAGAAGGCGACCCGAGTGATGCTTCATGTGCATACCCGCGGTGTTGGGGTGTGTGGCGTATTTACGAAAGACGTGGCTGAAACAAAGGTGTCACAAGTCAATGATTACTCTCGCAGCAACCAGCATCCGCTGATGTGCACCATGGAGGAGACCTGA